A segment of the Filifactor alocis ATCC 35896 genome:
TATTCAATCTTTATCATTTTTTATAAAATCAGTAGGATGATTTCTTCTAAATTCATATGAACCACGATTTTAAAATATAGAATTCTGAAAAAGAGAATAAAAGATAACAGCATGCAAAAGACAGATTTTTATTACAACTTCAATCGATGGTTCGTATCAAAAAACTCAAATTAGAATGTTTTTTCAATAAAAAATCATTCGTCTTTTTGACCGATGATTCAAAATCACAAGTTTTGTATCTTATCAGTTTGACGAACGATTTACAGCTTATTTATTTTTTATCACTAAAATAGAAACAGATACGCTCACAAACAGTAAAAAAGGATAAAACAAGAACGGGATAATGTTAAGTGCAGTGATTCCGGATATGCTTGCGGCAATCAAAAGTTGTGCACCGTAAGGAATGATTCCCTGTCCCACACAAGAAAAGGTATCCAACAACGATGCAGTCTCTTTCGGATCAATATCATAGTCCTCGCTGATTTCTTTTGCAATCGGTGCCGCCATCACAATTGCTACTGTATTATTTGCTGTCGCAATATCCATAAGTAAAGTCAAAATTCCAATTCCGAAACATCCTCCGGTATGTCCTTTGAACACCTTGCGAATCAAATGTAACAACCACAAAAAGCCTCCGTTTGCTTTAATCAAAGCACCGATTGATGCAACTAAAATTGTCACAACCATCGTCTCAAACATACCGTTTGTTCCCGTTCCCATTGACGAAAATGCTGTTGCTACTGTAAGTGAACCGGTTCCCAATCCGACAATCAAAAACAACACAATTCCCATACAAAGAACTCCAAACACATTCAAACCGGCAATCGCTGCTCCCAAAACAATAAAATAAGGAAGAACCTGCCAAGTGTTGTACTCAAAATTTCCTATCGATGCTATCTGTGTGTTCAATGAAAAAGCAGTCAAGATTGCCAATGTCAAAAGTGCCGCCGGCAACGCAATCTTGAAGTTCATCCTAAATTTGTCTTTCATCTCAACACCCTGTGTCTTTGTTGCAGCAATCGTTGTATCAGAAACAAAAGACAGGTTGTCTCCAAACATCGCACCTCCGACAATGGTTCCGACACACATCGGAATTCCCAAACCGGAACCTGTTGCAACATTGACAGCAATGGGTACCAACACTGTGATTGTTCCTACACTTGTTCCCATTGCCATCGAAATCAAACAAGCAATCAAAAATAGTCCGGGAAGTGCAAATTGTGCCGGCAAAATACTGAGCAACAAGTTTGCCGTGCTCTCGGCACCGCCCGCCTCTTTTGCAATTCCGCTAAAAGCACCTGCAACAAGGAAAATAAAAAGCATAATTGTAATATTTTCATCACCGATTCCCTTTGCACAAATTTTAATTTTTTCATCAAAAGAAACCGTTCTGTTTTGTAACAACGCAACAATCAGAGCAATCACAAATGCGACCACTACCGACATAATATAAAATCCCATTTCTCCATCTACCGGACGGACATACTCAAAATATACACCATTTCCCAAGTATATCACAAGAAATACCACAATCGGCAACAGCGCAGTACCGTTCTCCTTTTTTTCCATACAATCCCCCACCTGTTCTATTTTTGAAACTAATTTACTAAATTGAATGCAAACTACGATAACACTTCCTATGTTCTTCTTATCCTGTGACAAAAAGAACCCTCTATCGAATTATCTTAATTTTCACAAAGTTATTCTTTAGTATATCATGTTCCCCAAAAATAACAAAGTATATTCTATCAGATATCATCATTTTCTGAAAGGTGTTCCTTTTACGTGAAATCGTTTTCTTCTTGCTATATTCCATAGCTATATGATAAACTTTTGGTAAGGATACTATAAACTGACATGATACAGGTTGAAAGGATGATTTTTATGAAACTACGCTCTACTTTTGCAGTGATTGATAGGGAAATATACAGAAAAAATATCCGTTTGATCCAACATCAGATTGGCAAGGATACCGGCTTAATCCTTGTTCTTAAGGACAATGCCTACGGGTTGGGAGCAACAGAATTGGCTCGCGTTGGAATGCAAGAAGGAGTTTCTTGTTATGCCGTAGCCAATTTATATGAAGCACTTGAACTGAGAAAACTTGATTCCGATATTCGAATTATCGTTCTCGGATATATCAACGAAGATGCCCGAACAATTGCATTGCAATATGACATTGATGTGGTGGTTTGGACAAAGGAGCTTGCGCTCTCTTACCAACAATTAGGCTTTTCTTCAGGTAAACAAGCTCGCATTCATATCAAGGTAGATACCGGATTGAGTCGTCTCGGCTTTCTTCCTAATGAGGAATCATTAGCTGTTTTGGAAGAGATTTCCAAGATGGAACATCTTACTATCGTGTCTACTTTTTCTCACTTTGCCTGTACGGAAACGGACGATGATGATTTTTCAAGAGGACAGCTTTCAACCTTCCTGACATTTGTAGATAGTATGAAAAAAAGAGGGATTCAGCCCGGATTCATTCATATGGCGGACAGTGCCGGAATTGTAAAATTTCCGGAATCTCACCTTGATTTTGTTCGTTGTGGAGCACTGGCAATGGGCTCCATGACAGGAACGGATGTTGTAAAATCGTCTGAACAGTATCCTACGGAAGAAATCATTTCTCTTTATAGCCAAGTTGCCAGAGTACAGGATTTTCCCAAAGGAACAAGCATCGGATATGACGGCACCTATTTTGCCGACCATGATATCAGAGTAGTAACGGTGCCAATGGGCTATGGTGACGGATTGTCCGGAGAGTTGTCAAACTCTATGCAAGTTATCATCAACGGAAAAAAAGCAAAGAGTGTCGGTGCATTTTGTATGGACATGGCAATGTTTGATGCCACAGGAATTGACTGTAAAGAAGGAGATACGGTCACTATCTTGGGACAAGACGGAAATGAGAAAGTAAGTCTTCATGATTGGACAAAATTATGTACCTCTTCTTCCACCTTTTTACAATCTATGCTACGAAACAAAATTCCGAAAGAATATAAGTAAAGGGAGCCTTAGGCTCCCTTTTTGATGACATCCTTCTATTTTCAGTGTTTTCATCAATCTGAAACGAATTTTATCAATCGGAAACAAATAGGACAATGTTTTGCCCACCGCCATCAACGCTCCCAATCTTCTCAACTTTTTATCGTTTCAGAACTTTATTTCGTTACCAATCCTAAGACTCTACACAGAGTTTCTCAAAACAAACGGAACATTCTTCTGTTTGTAGAGGTATGAAACTGTTTTTCCAATTGGTTTTTCAGAAAGTGATTCTTAAACGGATTGCTTAAACTATCTCCAACAACATAAGACTGCTAAAACTTACTCACCGGCTATCTACTGTCCTATTGTTGGCCCCTTTCATTTCAGCATTTTTTAATCCCGTTTCATGCTTCACAAAATCATCCTCGCTGACCAGATTCGACAGTGTTGATACGGTCTCAGTCTCATAACTGTGACGAGCATCTGAATTACGATAATAGAGATATGCAACCAAAAAGAATAGAAATCCTGCAATCAACAAAGGCCATCTACCCTCTGACGAATCCTCAAAATTACCGAATATCGCAATCAATATTCCTATGAACTCTATCAGTGCACTGACAGCAATCAGTTTCGGCATATGAATGGGTACACTTCCCATTGTTTCTTTTGTTCTTGCATTAACCGCAATATAATGAAGTATTCCGTCTTTTCCTTTTTTTTGCTGATAACTGTATAACCATACCGGTAGATAAGCTGCTTTCCATTGTTGTCCCTCTACCTCAAGCTTCTTTTCATCCCAGCGAACTCCTCTATCATACTTTCTGATGGTCGAATTTGCTTTGAACTTTGCAACATCCGTTGCTTGCGCCATTACAGTATGTTCCAATTGATCGACATTGACATCTCGGCGTTCCGAAGTATAACCTTTCAAATAATTTGCATTCCATTTCACACAATTCTCTGTATCAAACGGCATAATCGAGTTGATAATATTGGTTGTCTTCTTTTTATTTTTTTTATTCAACTTATCTGCACTTGATTCTATCGAAAGTTCCTTGATTTCAATATCAAATTTTCTGCTAACATGATACAAGTCAGCATCATATCTATATTCCTTCTTATCATCCTTGGAACCGACTTCGTACATGCGAACCAACTCTTCGCCTTCTCCCTCAAAGTAAGCATGTCCGTTCACATCTACCAGCATATATGGCAAATACACTCCCATGATGTTTTCCGTTGTAAATTCTTTTTTGAAAGTAGGATGTGCAAAGAACTTTCTTTTTGAAACAAATTTTTCAATTTCTTTCTTTGCTTCCTCTTTTTTGATAGAGAAAGGCAACACTACATCCGGAATACTACCGTTCGGAATTTGAGTATTGATAGAAAGTGTATTTCTGCACCA
Coding sequences within it:
- the alr gene encoding alanine racemase; protein product: MKLRSTFAVIDREIYRKNIRLIQHQIGKDTGLILVLKDNAYGLGATELARVGMQEGVSCYAVANLYEALELRKLDSDIRIIVLGYINEDARTIALQYDIDVVVWTKELALSYQQLGFSSGKQARIHIKVDTGLSRLGFLPNEESLAVLEEISKMEHLTIVSTFSHFACTETDDDDFSRGQLSTFLTFVDSMKKRGIQPGFIHMADSAGIVKFPESHLDFVRCGALAMGSMTGTDVVKSSEQYPTEEIISLYSQVARVQDFPKGTSIGYDGTYFADHDIRVVTVPMGYGDGLSGELSNSMQVIINGKKAKSVGAFCMDMAMFDATGIDCKEGDTVTILGQDGNEKVSLHDWTKLCTSSSTFLQSMLRNKIPKEYK
- a CDS encoding Na+/H+ antiporter NhaC family protein, giving the protein MEKKENGTALLPIVVFLVIYLGNGVYFEYVRPVDGEMGFYIMSVVVAFVIALIVALLQNRTVSFDEKIKICAKGIGDENITIMLFIFLVAGAFSGIAKEAGGAESTANLLLSILPAQFALPGLFLIACLISMAMGTSVGTITVLVPIAVNVATGSGLGIPMCVGTIVGGAMFGDNLSFVSDTTIAATKTQGVEMKDKFRMNFKIALPAALLTLAILTAFSLNTQIASIGNFEYNTWQVLPYFIVLGAAIAGLNVFGVLCMGIVLFLIVGLGTGSLTVATAFSSMGTGTNGMFETMVVTILVASIGALIKANGGFLWLLHLIRKVFKGHTGGCFGIGILTLLMDIATANNTVAIVMAAPIAKEISEDYDIDPKETASLLDTFSCVGQGIIPYGAQLLIAASISGITALNIIPFLFYPFLLFVSVSVSILVIKNK